In Planctomycetota bacterium, a single window of DNA contains:
- the kbl gene encoding glycine C-acetyltransferase, producing MADLLGPLLREELDRLRRDGLYKEERALLGPQGPVVRTERGEVLNFCANNYLGLSSHPEILRAAREALERWGYGLSSVRFICGTQDLHRTLERKIASFFGADDAILYTSCFDANGGLFETLVGEEDAVLSDALNHASIIDGIRLCKAERVRYAHRDLKDLEEGLRRTQSRRLRLIATDGVFSMDGDYAPLAEICELADRYRALVMVDDSHATGFVGRTGRGTPERFGVQGRVDILTSTLGKALGGAAGGFTTGRGAVVEMLRQRSRPYLFSNSLPPVICGAALRAFDLLSETTALRDRLEDNTRYFRAEMTRRGFEIRPGDHPICPIMLYDEKLAHEFARRMLAEGIYVVGFSYPVVPRGQARIRVQISAAHERAHLDRALEAFEKVGRALGVLKAPAG from the coding sequence ATGGCCGACCTCCTCGGTCCGCTCCTGCGGGAGGAACTCGACCGCCTCCGGCGCGACGGGCTGTACAAGGAAGAGCGCGCGCTTCTCGGACCCCAGGGGCCCGTCGTGCGCACGGAACGGGGCGAGGTCCTCAACTTCTGCGCCAATAACTACCTCGGGCTGTCTTCCCACCCCGAGATCCTGCGCGCCGCGCGCGAAGCGCTGGAACGCTGGGGATACGGGCTCTCCTCCGTCCGCTTCATCTGCGGCACCCAGGACCTCCACCGGACGCTCGAACGGAAAATCGCCTCCTTCTTCGGCGCCGACGACGCCATCCTTTACACGAGCTGCTTCGACGCCAACGGAGGGCTTTTCGAGACGCTCGTGGGCGAGGAGGACGCGGTCCTTTCCGACGCCCTCAACCACGCCTCCATCATCGACGGCATCCGGCTCTGCAAGGCGGAACGGGTCCGCTACGCCCACCGGGATCTCAAGGATCTCGAAGAGGGACTGCGCCGGACCCAGAGCCGGCGCCTGCGTCTGATCGCCACCGACGGCGTCTTCTCCATGGACGGCGATTACGCACCCCTGGCCGAGATCTGCGAGCTGGCGGATCGCTACCGGGCGCTCGTCATGGTGGACGACTCCCATGCCACGGGCTTTGTGGGCCGCACCGGCCGGGGAACGCCCGAGCGGTTCGGCGTCCAGGGGCGCGTGGACATTCTCACCTCCACGCTCGGAAAGGCTCTGGGAGGCGCGGCCGGCGGCTTCACCACCGGCCGGGGAGCGGTCGTGGAGATGCTCCGGCAGCGATCCCGCCCGTACCTCTTTTCGAACTCCCTCCCGCCGGTCATTTGCGGGGCGGCTCTCCGGGCGTTCGACCTGCTTTCGGAAACGACCGCTCTGCGCGACCGCCTGGAAGACAACACCCGCTATTTCCGCGCCGAAATGACCCGGCGCGGCTTCGAGATCCGGCCGGGGGACCACCCCATCTGCCCGATCATGCTCTACGACGAGAAGCTCGCCCATGAGTTCGCCCGGCGGATGCTGGCGGAGGGGATTTACGTCGTGGGGTTCAGCTATCCGGTCGTTCCGCGCGGCCAGGCCCGCATCCGGGTGCAGATCAGCGCCGCGCACGAGCGCGCTCATCTCGACCGCGCCCTCGAGGCGTTCGAAAAGGTCGGGCGCGCCCTCGGCGTCCTCAAGGCTCCAGCCGGATAA